The following proteins are encoded in a genomic region of Clostridium kluyveri:
- a CDS encoding HK97 gp10 family phage protein, whose product MGFHIEGLDEFKNALMELAEIKFPEELEKEIYKLANRLLAKVKKRTPVGVYKDGHTGGDLRKKWHIGNLVKEGNGYYIEVFNILDYASHVEYGHRTRLGKTDHPDTYKKRGTIDFVPGKHMLKISIEELNKELPGYLSNWLDNVIREHGL is encoded by the coding sequence ATGGGGTTTCATATAGAAGGATTGGATGAATTCAAAAATGCTTTGATGGAACTTGCAGAGATTAAGTTTCCTGAAGAACTTGAAAAGGAAATATACAAGCTTGCAAATAGACTTTTAGCAAAAGTTAAAAAGAGAACTCCAGTTGGAGTTTATAAGGATGGGCATACTGGCGGAGACTTAAGAAAAAAATGGCATATAGGAAACTTAGTTAAAGAGGGCAACGGATACTATATAGAAGTGTTCAATATCCTTGATTATGCAAGCCATGTTGAATATGGACATAGGACAAGACTTGGTAAAACTGATCATCCAGATACTTATAAAAAGCGTGGTACCATTGATTTTGTCCCAGGTAAACACATGCTTAAAATAAGTATAGAGGAATTAAATAAAGAACTTCCGGGGTATTTGTCAAACTGGCTTGATAATGTAATCAGGGAGCACGGCCTATGA